A genomic region of Metopolophium dirhodum isolate CAU chromosome 1, ASM1992520v1, whole genome shotgun sequence contains the following coding sequences:
- the LOC132935702 gene encoding uncharacterized protein LOC132935702 encodes MQRHTKSNQPTSPQTMTDFHYQLTGDYVHLSMMDNVPIYMGKIGIDPEEGITMLFVLPEIKNILRTGSTFLMDGTFAAAPSFNRECQQLYVIMGITFNTGFPIAFALMSRKTASAYNALFKRLLEIEPQWTPQTIIVDFERAAVVSLKAIFNNVMIKGCWFHSSQALWRKVEEFGMIEICTRHRNPYDIIHMLMALPLLPVDKVMEGFLSIRQFYTESVENSLSVDSCRIFQRYFQYYKSTWLQGPNADILSINSVIWLTNNVLEVSHQHLRLHLGNMGQPEPWVFLKGLITYSSGLLANYNLTIDGIQVREPQQQIWIDHQRNLDMASWLLAEGRYTVTEFLACTKHVTPNFGVFRPMHIAQPLPLPEIQPVVENRQPVNTREFILERWPIVDGEINILHLIHGLDDEVENIPRSILQNNTYISLEDLTIEPIISETCCICHNSMPTVIALPCRHQGLCAPCHQTYIRMPPYRTIPYYRCPLCRGEIATYFIIV; translated from the exons ATGCAAAGGCATACCAAATCGAATCAACCAACATCACCACAAACCATGACCGATTTCCATTACCAATTGACTGGAGACTATGTTCATCTTTCAATGATGGATAATGTACCAATTTATATGGGAAAAATAGGTATTGACCCTGAAGAAGGGATAACAATGCTGTTTGTATTACcagaaattaaaaa TATACTGAGGACTGGATCAACGTTTTTGATGGATGGTACATTTGCTGCTGCTCCATCATTTAACCGGGAGTGTCAACAGCTATATGTTATAATGGGTATAACATTTAACACC gGATTCCCAATAGCATTTGCTTTGATGTCAAGAAAGACAGCGAGTGCTTACAATGCTTTATTTAAACGGCTATTAGAAATTGAGCCACAGTGGACACCACAAACAATTATTGTAGATTTTGAGAGAGCTGCAGTGGTGTCATTGAAAGCAATTTTCAATAATGTTATGATAAAGGGTTGTTGGTTCCATAGCTCTCAAGCTCTGTGGAGAAAAGTGGAAGAATTTG GAATGATAGAAATATGTACCAGGCATCGAAATCCATATGACATCATACATATGCTAATGGCATTACCACTTTTGCCTGTGGATAAGGTGATGGAAGGCTTTCTTTCTATAAGACAATTTTACACAGAAAGTGTTGAAAATAGTTTGTCAGTGGATAGCTGTAGAATATTCCAAAGATATTTCCAGTATTACAAATCTACATGGCTCCAAG gaCCAAATGCAGACATCTTGTCCATCAACAGTGTTATTTGGCTGACAAACAATGTGTTGGAAGTTAGCCATCAACACCTTCGCTTGCATTTGGGTAATATGGGTCAACCAGAACCATGggtgtttttaa AAGGGTTAATTACATACTCAAGTGGTCTATTGGCCAATTACAATTTGACAATTGATGGTATCCAGGTCAGGGAACCACAACAGCAAATCTGGATAGACCACCAGCGAAACCTCGATATGGCTTCTTGGCTGTTAGCTGAAGGGCGTTACACAGTAACTGAATTTTTGGCATGTACTAAACATGTTACTCCAAATTTTGGAGTATTCAGACCCATGCATATTGCCCAACCACTTCCACTTCCTGAAATACAACCGGTCGTTGAGAATCGGCAACCAGTTAATACCAgggaatttattttagaaagaTGGCCTATTGTTGATGGggaaataaata tattgcaTCTTATTCATGGTCTGGACGATGAAGTAGAAAATATACCACGTTCAATATTAcagaataatacatatattagtCTTGAAGACTTGacca TTGAACCAATCATATCTGAAACCTGTTGTATATGCCATAACTCAATGCCCACTGTCATAGCATTACCATGTAGACATCAAGGATTGTGTGCTCCTTGCCATCAAACATACATAAGGATGCCACCATACAGAACAATACCATACTACAGATGCCCTTTATGTAGAGGAGAAAttgcaacatattttataattgtttga